In Priestia aryabhattai, the following proteins share a genomic window:
- the tsaE gene encoding tRNA (adenosine(37)-N6)-threonylcarbamoyltransferase complex ATPase subunit type 1 TsaE, translating into MKEINEFTFMSTSPDETNQLAARLATLLEAGDVLLLEGGLGAGKTTFTKSLAKGLGIERNVNSPTFTIIKEYKSGRLPLYHMDVYRLGDEFEDLGFDEYFEGDGVTVVEWAHLIEEQLPNEYIQINIYHENETTRKILVKAIGSRYVEICKELFKR; encoded by the coding sequence ATGAAAGAGATTAACGAATTTACATTTATGTCTACGTCTCCTGATGAAACTAATCAGCTGGCTGCTCGTCTAGCAACTTTATTAGAAGCTGGCGACGTGCTGCTGCTTGAAGGCGGTTTGGGAGCTGGAAAGACAACATTCACGAAAAGTTTAGCTAAAGGATTAGGAATTGAGCGCAATGTGAATAGTCCGACATTTACTATTATTAAAGAATACAAAAGCGGTCGCCTTCCTCTTTATCATATGGATGTGTACCGTCTAGGTGATGAATTTGAAGACCTAGGGTTCGATGAGTATTTTGAAGGAGATGGCGTGACGGTCGTGGAGTGGGCTCATCTTATTGAAGAGCAGCTTCCTAATGAATATATTCAAATCAATATTTATCATGAAAACGAAACGACTCGTAAAATACTTGTAAAAGCGATAGGCAGTCGATACGTTGAAATATGTAAGGAGCTTTTTAAAAGATGA
- the tsaB gene encoding tRNA (adenosine(37)-N6)-threonylcarbamoyltransferase complex dimerization subunit type 1 TsaB, with protein sequence MKMLAIDTSNFVMGVAVVEENKVVGEIITNLKKNHSVRVMNAVESLLKDCDIAPSELDRIGVAHGPGSYTGVRIGVTIAKTLAWTLNIPLIGVSSLEALAANGRYFDGYIAPLFDARRQQLYTGLYEWNNERGLLEVESDRLVINKAWAEHLKSYNKPILFIGNDLPMHEEALKEVLGEQAVFAHVQQFNPRPSELAFLGMKKEPQSVHTFVPNYIRLAEAEANWLASQQKG encoded by the coding sequence ATGAAAATGTTAGCCATTGATACATCCAACTTTGTAATGGGTGTTGCTGTCGTTGAAGAAAACAAAGTAGTTGGAGAAATTATTACGAATCTAAAAAAGAATCACTCAGTTCGTGTGATGAACGCTGTGGAATCTTTGTTAAAAGATTGTGATATTGCGCCAAGCGAGCTAGACCGTATTGGAGTGGCACATGGTCCCGGGTCTTATACAGGTGTACGCATTGGCGTTACCATTGCCAAGACACTTGCTTGGACTTTAAATATTCCTTTAATAGGTGTATCTAGCCTTGAGGCACTAGCAGCAAACGGTCGCTATTTTGATGGATATATTGCTCCGTTATTTGATGCGCGCCGTCAGCAGCTTTATACAGGATTATATGAATGGAATAATGAACGAGGTCTTCTAGAAGTTGAAAGTGATCGACTTGTTATTAATAAGGCCTGGGCAGAACATTTAAAGTCATACAACAAACCTATTTTATTCATAGGCAATGATCTTCCTATGCATGAAGAGGCGTTAAAAGAAGTGTTAGGTGAACAAGCTGTATTTGCTCATGTTCAGCAATTTAATCCAAGACCAAGTGAATTGGCTTTTTTAGGAATGAAGAAAGAGCCGCAGTCTGTGCATACTTTTGTTCCGAACTACATTCGTTTAGCTGAAGCCGAAGCCAACTGGCTTGCTTCACAGCAAAAAGGATAA
- the rimI gene encoding ribosomal protein S18-alanine N-acetyltransferase, which translates to MKLTIKFRLMEVKDIDQVVKIEEKSFTTPWSSEAFQNELTNNQFSTYIVMEEGENIIGYCGMWIVIDEAHVTNIALLPDYRGKGLGELLLRNVMDVLRKLGATSMTLEVRVSNHIAQSLYQKLGFKPGGIRKNYYSDNNEDALVMWVNL; encoded by the coding sequence ATGAAACTAACAATTAAGTTTCGTTTAATGGAAGTTAAAGATATTGATCAAGTAGTGAAAATCGAAGAGAAGTCTTTTACGACACCTTGGAGTTCAGAAGCGTTTCAAAATGAATTAACCAATAATCAATTTTCAACTTACATTGTGATGGAAGAAGGAGAAAATATTATTGGGTATTGCGGAATGTGGATTGTTATTGACGAAGCACATGTAACCAACATTGCTTTATTGCCAGACTACCGAGGCAAGGGACTCGGTGAATTGCTGTTGAGAAATGTGATGGACGTTCTTCGAAAACTAGGTGCTACGTCAATGACATTAGAAGTTAGGGTATCTAATCATATTGCACAATCATTGTATCAAAAGCTAGGTTTTAAACCTGGAGGTATTCGTAAGAATTATTATTCCGATAACAATGAGGATGCATTAGTTATGTGGGTGAATTTATGA
- the tsaD gene encoding tRNA (adenosine(37)-N6)-threonylcarbamoyltransferase complex transferase subunit TsaD codes for MNENQLILALETSCDETAAAVIRNGHEIVANVVASQIESHKRFGGVVPEIASRHHVEQITVVVEETLNQANLTFADIDAIAVTEGPGLVGALLIGVNAAKALAFAHQKPLIGVHHIAGHIYANQLIKKLEFPLLSLVVSGGHTELVYMESHGQFKVIGETRDDAAGEAYDKVARTLNLPYPGGPHIDRLAHEGEPLIDLPRAWLEEGSYDFSFSGLKSAVINTVHNAKQKGEEILPQTLAASFQASVIDVLVTKTVKAAKEYNVKQVLLAGGVAANKGLRAALDETFEPLSNIELIIPPLSLCTDNAAMIGAAASVRFAQGKRSDMSLNANPGLDLEE; via the coding sequence ATGAATGAAAATCAATTAATTTTAGCATTAGAAACAAGCTGTGATGAGACAGCCGCAGCCGTTATTCGAAACGGTCATGAAATTGTAGCCAATGTGGTGGCCTCTCAAATAGAAAGCCATAAACGATTTGGCGGTGTCGTACCGGAGATTGCATCTCGTCATCATGTGGAACAAATTACGGTAGTAGTTGAAGAAACTTTAAATCAAGCGAATTTGACGTTTGCAGATATTGATGCAATAGCTGTAACGGAAGGACCAGGGCTTGTGGGAGCACTTCTTATTGGCGTAAATGCAGCCAAAGCGCTAGCATTTGCACATCAAAAGCCATTAATTGGTGTTCATCATATTGCAGGGCATATTTATGCGAATCAACTGATCAAAAAATTAGAATTTCCGCTTTTATCGTTAGTTGTATCTGGAGGGCATACGGAGCTTGTATACATGGAAAGCCATGGTCAGTTTAAAGTTATTGGTGAAACAAGAGATGATGCAGCAGGAGAAGCCTACGATAAAGTGGCCCGCACGTTAAACCTTCCATATCCAGGCGGGCCTCATATTGACCGCCTTGCACATGAAGGGGAGCCGTTAATTGATTTGCCGCGTGCTTGGCTAGAAGAAGGATCATATGATTTTAGTTTCAGTGGGTTAAAATCAGCAGTTATTAACACTGTCCACAACGCGAAGCAAAAAGGTGAAGAGATTCTACCACAAACACTGGCTGCTAGCTTTCAAGCGAGTGTCATTGATGTGTTAGTAACTAAAACAGTTAAAGCTGCAAAGGAATATAACGTTAAGCAAGTTTTATTAGCAGGAGGAGTTGCTGCTAATAAAGGACTTAGAGCAGCGCTAGATGAGACATTTGAACCCCTATCAAATATTGAGCTTATTATTCCACCGCTATCTCTATGTACGGATAATGCTGCAATGATTGGAGCAGCAGCAAGTGTACGATTTGCTCAAGGAAAACGTTCAGATATGTCACTAAATGCAAACCCCGGTTTGGACTTGGAAGAGTAA
- a CDS encoding ABC-F family ATP-binding cassette domain-containing protein — MIILQLNGITKYYGAEPILSNIKLEVQSKDRIALVGRNGAGKSTLLKIIAEQLSYDSGEIIKPKGVSIDYMGQDTVLESTLSIWEEMMTVFAPLKKMEKELRTLETKMGDPDIFNDSVQYEKLTKEYDQLQVTFKDLGGYQYEADTRSILHGFRFSNFDYSTPISSLSGGQKTRLALAKLLLTKPDLLILDEPTNHLDIETLAWLEQFLQGYEGAILIVSHDRYFLDKVVNQVYEVIQKTTVKYTGNYSKYLVQKAERYEKELRQYEKQQDEVAKLNDFIQRNIARASTTKRAQSRRKQLDRMELINRPNEGEKSASFSFEIERQSGNEVLNLENVSIGYDEHKYVVQQANLRIKKGESLALVGPNGVGKSTLLKGIVDKLSFKTGIISFGSNVMVGYYDQEQANLTSNKTVLNELWDDYPAKPEKEIRTALGNFLFSGDDVLKIVSTLSGGEKARLALAKLMLQKANFLILDEPTNHLDLDSKQVLENALIDYPGTLLFVSHDRYFINRIANKIAELSPEGVEEFLGDYDYYVEKKAEIEEIKELEKLKANEERTVKVDKQSYKQDKEQKKLMRQRTRRIEEIETEINKLEAAQAENEELLCAPEIYQNHQEVSRLNGENEKISSQLSTLMEEWEELQLLLEE; from the coding sequence ATGATTATTCTACAATTGAACGGTATTACAAAATACTATGGAGCAGAACCCATTTTATCGAATATAAAGTTAGAAGTACAATCAAAAGACCGCATTGCCCTAGTGGGACGAAACGGTGCTGGTAAATCAACTTTATTAAAAATTATTGCTGAGCAACTTTCTTATGACAGCGGAGAAATTATTAAACCTAAAGGTGTTTCCATTGATTATATGGGACAAGATACAGTTCTTGAGTCAACACTCTCCATATGGGAAGAAATGATGACTGTCTTTGCTCCGTTAAAGAAGATGGAAAAAGAATTACGTACGCTTGAAACGAAGATGGGTGATCCAGACATTTTTAATGATTCAGTTCAATACGAAAAACTAACCAAAGAGTACGATCAGCTTCAAGTAACGTTTAAAGATTTAGGCGGCTATCAATATGAAGCGGATACAAGATCTATTCTTCACGGTTTCCGTTTTTCAAACTTTGACTATAGCACCCCTATTTCTTCCTTGAGCGGTGGACAAAAAACACGCTTGGCTCTTGCAAAACTGCTTTTAACAAAGCCTGATTTGCTTATTTTGGATGAGCCTACCAACCACTTAGATATTGAAACTTTAGCATGGCTGGAGCAGTTTCTGCAAGGGTATGAAGGAGCTATTTTAATCGTTTCACACGATCGTTACTTCCTTGATAAAGTCGTAAATCAAGTGTATGAAGTCATACAAAAAACAACGGTGAAGTACACGGGCAACTACTCTAAATACCTTGTACAAAAAGCAGAGCGATATGAAAAAGAATTGCGTCAGTACGAAAAGCAGCAGGATGAGGTCGCAAAACTGAATGATTTTATTCAGCGAAACATCGCCCGCGCATCGACTACAAAACGTGCGCAAAGCAGACGTAAACAGCTCGATCGAATGGAGTTAATAAATCGACCCAACGAAGGTGAAAAATCAGCTAGTTTTTCGTTTGAAATTGAGCGTCAAAGCGGAAATGAAGTCTTAAATCTCGAAAACGTGTCCATAGGATATGATGAACACAAATATGTCGTCCAGCAGGCAAACCTTCGCATTAAAAAAGGAGAAAGCCTTGCGTTGGTTGGTCCTAATGGAGTTGGAAAATCTACTTTATTAAAAGGTATTGTGGATAAACTCAGCTTCAAGACTGGAATCATTTCCTTTGGCTCAAATGTAATGGTTGGTTATTACGACCAAGAGCAAGCTAATTTAACGTCTAATAAAACCGTTTTAAATGAACTTTGGGATGACTACCCAGCCAAACCTGAAAAAGAAATTCGTACAGCGCTTGGAAATTTTCTGTTTTCAGGTGATGATGTACTGAAAATCGTTTCGACGCTTAGCGGTGGTGAAAAAGCACGTTTGGCTCTTGCGAAGCTTATGCTGCAAAAAGCTAATTTCTTAATTTTAGATGAACCTACTAACCATCTTGATTTAGATAGCAAACAAGTACTCGAGAATGCGTTAATTGATTACCCAGGGACTCTATTATTTGTTTCACATGACCGCTACTTTATTAATCGTATTGCAAACAAAATAGCAGAGCTATCTCCTGAAGGAGTAGAAGAATTTCTTGGAGATTATGACTATTATGTAGAAAAGAAAGCAGAAATAGAGGAAATCAAAGAATTAGAAAAGCTAAAAGCAAACGAAGAACGTACGGTAAAAGTAGATAAACAGTCCTATAAACAAGATAAAGAACAAAAGAAATTGATGAGGCAGCGAACGCGCCGCATTGAAGAAATTGAAACTGAAATAAACAAATTAGAAGCCGCACAAGCGGAGAATGAAGAGCTTCTTTGTGCCCCTGAAATTTATCAAAACCACCAAGAAGTATCAAGATTAAACGGTGAAAATGAAAAAATTTCTTCACAGTTATCCACATTAATGGAAGAGTGGGAAGAACTACAGCTGCTTCTAGAAGAATAG
- a CDS encoding redox-sensing transcriptional repressor Rex produces MNTEQLKIPQATAKRLPLYYRFIKNLHASGKQRVSSAELSEAVKVDSATIRRDFSYFGALGKKGYGYNVNYLLTFFRKTLDQDEVTKVALIGVGNLGTAFLNYNFIKNNNTKIECAFDVIEDKVGTKVGDVPVYHLDQLEDYMSDDISVAILTVPATVAQQITDRLVNCGIKGILNFTPARLNVPDEIRLHHIDLAVELQSLVYFLKNYPVE; encoded by the coding sequence GTGAACACTGAACAATTAAAAATACCACAAGCAACGGCTAAACGATTGCCGCTTTATTATCGTTTTATAAAAAATTTGCATGCTTCTGGTAAACAACGTGTGTCGTCAGCGGAATTAAGTGAAGCAGTGAAAGTTGATTCTGCTACTATTCGTCGGGACTTTTCTTACTTTGGTGCATTAGGAAAAAAAGGATACGGCTATAATGTGAATTATTTACTTACATTTTTTCGTAAAACGTTAGACCAAGACGAAGTAACAAAAGTAGCATTGATTGGTGTAGGGAATCTAGGAACAGCCTTTTTAAATTATAATTTTATTAAAAATAATAACACGAAAATTGAGTGCGCTTTTGATGTGATAGAAGATAAAGTCGGTACGAAAGTAGGCGACGTGCCGGTCTATCATCTTGACCAATTAGAAGATTACATGAGTGATGATATCTCAGTAGCGATTTTAACCGTGCCTGCGACTGTTGCTCAGCAAATTACCGATCGTTTAGTGAACTGTGGAATTAAAGGAATTTTAAACTTCACTCCTGCACGCTTAAACGTACCCGATGAGATTCGACTGCATCATATTGATCTTGCTGTGGAATTACAGTCGCTTGTCTATTTTTTGAAAAATTATCCTGTTGAATAG
- the tatA gene encoding twin-arginine translocase TatA/TatE family subunit: MGIGVGSWIIIAIVALLIFGPKRLPELGRSVGQTLREFKHAASGVSEDCEKDKQRQVDDKE, translated from the coding sequence ATGGGGATTGGAGTAGGCAGTTGGATTATTATTGCTATTGTAGCACTGCTGATTTTTGGACCGAAACGGTTACCGGAGCTAGGAAGATCAGTGGGCCAAACGCTTAGAGAGTTTAAGCATGCCGCTAGCGGTGTGTCCGAGGATTGTGAAAAAGATAAACAACGTCAAGTAGATGACAAAGAGTAA
- the tatC gene encoding twin-arginine translocase subunit TatC, translating into MTEQEMSIYDHIGELRKRILIVLFFFVIATVVGFFIADKVIVYLQHADEAKNLTMNAFRLTDPVKIYMQFAVIIGCVLAAPVALYQLWAFISPGLYEKERKVTLGYIPVSIFLFIGGVSFSYFVLFPFVVDFMTRVSDELNVNQVIGINEYFSFLMQLTLPFGLLFQLPVVVMFLTRLGIITPMFLSQIRKYAYFVLLVIAALITPPELLSHMMVTVPLLILYEISIIISRISYRKVLKARAEQEREDVSM; encoded by the coding sequence ATGACCGAACAAGAAATGTCAATATATGATCATATAGGAGAGCTGCGAAAACGCATTTTAATTGTTTTATTTTTCTTTGTCATTGCCACAGTCGTCGGCTTTTTCATAGCGGATAAGGTAATTGTCTATTTACAGCATGCTGATGAGGCAAAAAATTTAACGATGAATGCATTTAGGTTAACAGATCCAGTCAAGATTTATATGCAATTTGCTGTTATTATCGGCTGTGTACTTGCAGCTCCTGTTGCACTGTATCAACTTTGGGCATTTATTAGTCCTGGTTTATATGAAAAAGAGCGTAAGGTAACGCTTGGATATATTCCTGTTTCCATTTTTCTCTTTATTGGCGGCGTCTCTTTTTCTTATTTTGTGTTGTTTCCATTTGTCGTCGATTTTATGACGCGCGTTTCTGATGAGCTGAATGTAAACCAAGTGATTGGCATTAATGAATACTTTTCTTTTTTAATGCAGCTTACACTGCCATTTGGCTTGTTGTTTCAGCTTCCTGTCGTCGTTATGTTTTTGACGCGATTAGGAATTATAACACCTATGTTTTTATCTCAAATTCGAAAGTATGCCTATTTTGTACTGCTAGTTATTGCTGCGCTCATTACACCACCGGAATTGCTTTCGCATATGATGGTGACAGTGCCGCTCTTAATTTTGTATGAAATTAGCATCATTATTTCCCGCATTTCGTATCGCAAAGTGCTAAAGGCAAGGGCAGAGCAGGAACGAGAAGATGTAAGTATGTAA
- a CDS encoding YdiK family protein, which translates to MKNIPLTRGFIYIIMGILFTYLAIQNAQETVWNFPTILFALVAAFDFRFAVRIFILHYKIKKLQQQYKNQDDSSK; encoded by the coding sequence ATGAAGAATATCCCTTTAACACGAGGGTTTATTTATATTATTATGGGGATTTTATTTACCTACCTGGCTATTCAAAATGCTCAGGAAACCGTTTGGAATTTCCCCACAATCTTATTTGCACTCGTAGCCGCATTCGATTTCAGATTTGCCGTTCGCATCTTTATCTTGCACTATAAAATTAAAAAGTTGCAGCAGCAATATAAAAACCAAGATGATTCATCTAAATAA
- a CDS encoding CPBP family intramembrane glutamic endopeptidase produces the protein MEKRYWYVILTYILMQFSGVVGIPLLKLTGMFDQYPVRTANVMLLTYWTIISFILGLLIVLLLLRRDMSMRIEHAGKTIAVVWSVLGVFLAMAGQAVAGMVEHALGITQVSENTQNIVNLVKATPFLIVVTSVIGPILEEIIFRKIIFGSLHKRYNFFISAFISSLIFAAVHWDFKHLLVYTAMGFVFAFLYARTKLIVVPIIAHVLMNTIVILSQTVFLDKITEMQKQAEQMQFIFGGMFL, from the coding sequence TTGGAAAAACGTTATTGGTATGTTATCCTCACCTACATCCTTATGCAGTTTTCAGGAGTTGTTGGTATACCGCTGTTAAAGTTAACAGGAATGTTTGATCAATATCCAGTTCGGACAGCGAATGTCATGCTTTTGACTTATTGGACCATCATTAGCTTTATCCTTGGTTTACTTATTGTCTTACTGCTGCTGCGCCGTGACATGTCCATGCGTATTGAACATGCTGGAAAAACGATTGCTGTTGTCTGGTCAGTCCTTGGTGTGTTTCTGGCTATGGCTGGTCAAGCTGTAGCAGGTATGGTTGAGCACGCTCTTGGCATTACTCAAGTATCTGAAAACACACAAAATATTGTTAATCTTGTTAAAGCAACACCTTTCCTAATTGTGGTTACCTCTGTTATTGGACCAATTCTAGAAGAGATTATTTTCCGAAAAATTATTTTCGGCTCTCTTCACAAACGATACAATTTCTTTATCTCTGCATTTATTAGTTCCCTTATTTTCGCTGCGGTACACTGGGATTTCAAACATTTACTCGTGTATACAGCCATGGGATTTGTATTTGCATTCCTTTATGCAAGAACGAAACTAATTGTTGTACCTATTATTGCTCATGTGTTGATGAACACAATCGTAATTTTATCTCAAACTGTCTTTTTAGATAAAATTACAGAAATGCAAAAACAAGCAGAACAAATGCAGTTTATTTTTGGAGGCATGTTTTTATGA
- the groES gene encoding co-chaperone GroES: MLKPLGDRVVIELVKSEEKTASGIVLPDSAKEKPQEGKIVAVGTGRVLESGERVALEVAAGDRIIFSKYAGTEVKYEGTEYLILRESDILAVIG, translated from the coding sequence TTGTTAAAGCCATTAGGTGATCGCGTAGTGATTGAACTTGTAAAATCTGAGGAAAAAACAGCAAGCGGTATCGTATTACCGGACAGTGCAAAAGAAAAACCGCAAGAGGGTAAAATTGTTGCTGTTGGTACTGGCCGAGTATTAGAAAGCGGTGAGCGTGTAGCTTTAGAAGTAGCTGCAGGCGATCGTATCATCTTCTCAAAATATGCGGGTACTGAAGTGAAATATGAAGGTACTGAATACTTAATTTTACGCGAAAGCGACATTTTAGCTGTAATCGGCTAA
- the groL gene encoding chaperonin GroEL (60 kDa chaperone family; promotes refolding of misfolded polypeptides especially under stressful conditions; forms two stacked rings of heptamers to form a barrel-shaped 14mer; ends can be capped by GroES; misfolded proteins enter the barrel where they are refolded when GroES binds), which produces MAKDIKFSEEARRAMLRGVDTLANAVKVTLGPKGRNVVLEKKFGSPLITNDGVTIAKEIELEDAFENMGAKLVAEVASKTNDVAGDGTTTATVLAQAMIREGLKNVTAGANPMGIRKGMEKAVAVAVEELKAISKPIQGKDSIAQVAAISAADEEVGQLIAEAMERVGNDGVITLEESKGFTTELEVVEGMQFDRGYASPYMVTDSDKMEAVLDDPYILITDKKIGNIQEILPVLEQVVQQGKPLLIIAEDVEGEALATLVVNKLRGTFTAVAVKAPGFGDRRKAMLQDVAILTGGEVITEELGLDLKTASIDQLGRASKIVVTKENTTVVNGAGNAEDILARVNQIKAQLEETTSEFDREKLQERLAKLAGGVAVIKVGAATETELKERKLRIEDALNSTRAAVEEGIVAGGGTALVNIYNKVASIEADGDTATGINIVLRAIEEPVRQIAHNAGLEGSVIVERLKGEAVGTGFNAATGEWVNMLDTGIVDPTKVTRSALQNASSVAAMFLTTEAVVADKPEENSAPAMPDMGGMGGMGGMM; this is translated from the coding sequence ATGGCAAAAGACATTAAATTTAGCGAAGAAGCACGTCGCGCAATGCTACGTGGTGTAGATACATTAGCAAATGCGGTAAAAGTAACGCTTGGACCAAAAGGTCGTAACGTTGTATTAGAAAAGAAGTTCGGTTCACCGCTTATTACAAATGACGGTGTAACAATTGCAAAAGAAATCGAATTAGAAGATGCATTTGAAAATATGGGTGCTAAATTAGTAGCTGAAGTTGCTAGCAAAACAAACGACGTTGCTGGTGACGGTACAACTACTGCGACAGTTTTAGCACAAGCAATGATTAGAGAAGGTCTTAAAAACGTAACGGCTGGCGCTAACCCAATGGGTATCCGTAAAGGTATGGAAAAGGCAGTAGCTGTAGCGGTTGAAGAACTAAAAGCAATTTCTAAGCCAATTCAAGGTAAAGATTCAATTGCTCAAGTAGCGGCTATCTCAGCAGCTGACGAAGAAGTAGGTCAACTAATCGCTGAAGCAATGGAGCGCGTTGGTAACGACGGCGTTATCACACTTGAAGAATCAAAAGGTTTCACAACTGAATTAGAAGTTGTAGAAGGTATGCAGTTTGACCGTGGATATGCGTCTCCTTACATGGTAACTGATTCAGATAAAATGGAAGCTGTATTAGATGATCCATACATCTTAATCACAGACAAAAAAATCGGTAACATTCAAGAAATCTTACCGGTATTAGAGCAAGTTGTTCAACAAGGCAAGCCTCTATTAATCATTGCTGAAGACGTAGAAGGTGAAGCTCTAGCAACATTAGTTGTGAACAAACTTCGCGGTACATTCACAGCTGTAGCAGTTAAAGCTCCTGGTTTTGGTGATCGTCGTAAAGCAATGCTACAAGACGTTGCTATCCTAACAGGCGGAGAAGTAATCACTGAAGAGCTTGGTCTTGACTTGAAAACTGCAAGCATCGATCAACTAGGTCGCGCTTCTAAAATTGTTGTAACAAAAGAAAATACAACAGTTGTAAACGGTGCAGGAAACGCAGAAGATATCCTAGCACGCGTAAACCAAATCAAAGCTCAGCTTGAAGAAACAACTTCAGAGTTTGACCGTGAAAAATTACAAGAGCGCTTAGCAAAACTTGCTGGTGGCGTAGCTGTAATTAAAGTTGGTGCGGCAACTGAAACTGAGTTAAAAGAACGTAAACTACGTATTGAAGATGCATTAAACTCTACGCGTGCTGCGGTTGAAGAAGGTATCGTAGCTGGTGGCGGTACTGCATTAGTAAATATCTATAATAAAGTAGCAAGCATTGAAGCTGACGGTGACACTGCTACAGGTATCAACATCGTATTACGTGCGATTGAAGAGCCTGTACGTCAAATCGCTCACAATGCTGGTTTAGAAGGATCAGTAATCGTTGAGCGTCTAAAAGGCGAAGCAGTTGGAACTGGATTCAACGCTGCAACTGGCGAGTGGGTAAATATGCTAGACACTGGTATCGTTGACCCAACAAAAGTAACGCGTTCAGCTCTTCAAAATGCTTCTTCTGTAGCGGCTATGTTCTTAACAACTGAAGCAGTTGTTGCTGACAAGCCAGAAGAAAATTCAGCACCTGCAATGCCTGACATGGGCGGCATGGGTGGAATGGGCGGCAT